TTTGCTAGGTCTTGCACAGTTGGTGTTGTTAGGCTATCTCAGAACTTTATATAAATCTGCTTGGTGATCACTGGACTTAGCATTGGCCATTATAATAGAAGTCAAGTTAGAAAGATTGTCGAGATGAGATTGGCAACAAACATCTTATATGTAGTGTTAGACTGTTAGGTAGCCACTTATAGGTAAAGGGGATGTATTTGTGCAATGTCACTTTACTGATTTGCTTTCTTTGGCTGGTTACTTTTGAAGGTGTTGTATAGTTAGTATTGTTGGGATATTTCGACAGTTAATATTGATCTGTTTCCATTACATCTGTTTGAAGATTCTTTTTCTCTTGCACTTTCACAGCTTATTACCGCGGGGCAATGGGCATTTTGCTGGTGTATGATGTCACAGACGAGTCATCCTTCAACAGTAAAACTCCCTCCATCAAGTCTTTTCACTTACTGGTTTCTATAAAACTCCTTAAACTGAAACGATCATCTCTTTCACACACAAGTTTCTTAACGTAATTGCAGACATTAGGAACTGGATTCGTAACATCGAACAGCATGCTTCAGATAATGTTAACAAGATCTTGGTAGGGAACAAGGCTGACATGGATGAAAGCAAAAGGGTATGAATCACACAGCCTTTATCCCTGTTCATTATTCACGGCTAATCCTGATAATAATAGCTTCTTGGTTCTGTCACAATTTTCAGGCAGTACCTACAGCAAAGGGTCAGGCTCTTGCTGATGAGTACGGAATCAAGTTCTTCGAAACAGTAAGTCTAACAATGCTCTCAGTCATCGAAACTAGATAGGTAGTGTACACATTGCTTACAAATctagctatatatatgttgttgcaGAGTGCCAAGACAAACCTAAACGTGGAAGAAGTTTTCTTCTCAATAGGGAGGGACATTAAGCAGAGGCTTTCAGACACTGACTCAAGGGCAGAGGTTTGTTacatccctctctctctcttctctctttcacatCTTTGCGTTGTTACTCGTTCGACAGTCTGAAAACGCATTGTTGTCCTCAATTGCAGCCTGCAACTATCAAGATAAGCCAAACAGACCAGGCAGCTGGAGCCGGGCAGGCAACACAGAAGTCTGCATGCTGTGGAACTTAGAAGTTGAAAGTCTTA
The sequence above is drawn from the Camelina sativa cultivar DH55 chromosome 4, Cs, whole genome shotgun sequence genome and encodes:
- the LOC104780423 gene encoding LOW QUALITY PROTEIN: ras-related protein RABE1c (The sequence of the model RefSeq protein was modified relative to this genomic sequence to represent the inferred CDS: deleted 2 bases in 1 codon), which gives rise to MAAPPARARADYDYLIKLLLIGDSGVGKSCLLLRFSDGSFTTSFITTIGIDFKIRTIELDGKRIKLQIWDTAGQERFRTITTAYYRGAMGILLVYDVTDESSFNNIRNWIRNIEQHASDNVNKILVGNKADMDESKRAVPTAKGQALADEYGIKFFETSAKTNLNVEEVFFSIGRDIKQRLSDTDSRAEPATIKISQTDQAAGAAGNTEVCMLWNLEVESLKVKFKS